A window of the Zootoca vivipara chromosome 14, rZooViv1.1, whole genome shotgun sequence genome harbors these coding sequences:
- the RHBDL1 gene encoding rhomboid-related protein 1, which produces MLVALAQSNDEGQICYQELVDLISSKRSSSFKRAIANGQRALPRDGLLDETGLGFYKRFVRYVAYEILPCEMDRRWYFYQHRTCPPPVFMAVVTLTQIIVFLCYGARLNKWVLQTYHPEYMKSPLVYHPGHRARAWRFLTYMFMHVGLEQLGFNALLQLMIGVPLEMVHGILRISFLYLAGVLAGSLTVSITDMRAPLVGGSGGVYALCSAHLANVVMNWAGMRCPYKLLRMVLALVCMSSEVGRAVWLRFSPPLPSSGPQPSFMAHLAGAIVGISMGLTILRSYEENLQDQCGWWVVLLSYATFLVFAVFWNIFAYDLLGAQIPPPP; this is translated from the exons atgctggtggcATTGGCACAGAGCAACGACGAGGGACAGATCTGCTATCAGGAGCTGGTAGACCTG ATCAGCAGCAAGCGGTCGAGCAGCTTCAAGCGAGCCATCGCCAACGGGCAGAGGGCTCTTCCCCGCGATGGACTCCTGGACGAGACGGGCCTGGGCTTCTACAAGCGCTTTGTGCGCTACGTGGCCTACGAGATCCTTCCCTGCGAGATGGACCGGAGGTGGTACTTCTATCAGCACCGCACCTGCCCCCCTCCGGTTTTCATGGCAGTCGTCACACTGACCCAG ATCATTGTATTCCTCTGCTATGGGGCCCGGCTGAACAAGTGGGTCCTGCAGACATACCACCCTGAGTACATGAAGAGCCCCCTCGTGTACCACCCGGGGCACCGCGCTCGTGCCTGGAGGTTCCTCACCTACATGTTCATGCATGTGGG GTTGGAGCAGTTGGGCTTCAATGCCCTCCTGCAGCTGATGATCGGGGTACCCCTAGAGATGGTCCACGGCATCCTTCGTATCAGCTTCCTCTACCTCGCAGGAGTTCTGGCAG GTTCCCTAACCGTCTCCATCACAGACATGAGGGCACCTTTGGTTGGAGGTTCGGGGGGAGTATATGCTCTCTGCTCCGCTCACCTGGCCAACGTTGTCATG AACTGGGCAGGGATGCGTTGCCCTTACAAGCTGCTCCGCATGGTGTTAGCCCTGGTGTGCA TGAGCTCTGAGGTGGGCCGTGCTGTTTGGCTGCGTTTCTCTCCCCCCTTACCCTCCTCGGGCCCCCAGCCCAGCTTCATGGCCCACCTGGCAGGGGCGATTGTGGGCATCAGCATGGGCCTGACCATCCTCCGCAGCTACGAGGAGAACCTCCAGGACCAGTGCGGCTGGTGGGTGGTGCTCCTCTCCTACGCCACCTTCCTGGTCTTTGCCGTCTTCTGGAACATCTTCGCCTACGACCTCCTAGGGGCACAGATCCCGCCTCCCCCGTAG